From the genome of Psychrilyobacter atlanticus DSM 19335, one region includes:
- a CDS encoding DUF1254 domain-containing protein: MKKVLLGVMLVAALGACVNNEMKTETNQQAGKEQTVDKTKSVMVTKTNFKEAETNAYFMKQWKKQGEKANVLVHERKFVTVETQDVVRMNRDTLYSRSIIDVSEGATISLEKYEGYQTVLILDSHHNQVASIQNGESLTIDKDNPEIEEGEFLYVLARTGVNTGEDGLKDAHAAQDKINIEAKSAQEWIPKNFDKESLDIVNVELQKDFASKPYRLENGFGTKNYVDFETATVASALGWGGYAKEQAVYSLFNNDKPITVTFEKPDLDFDNYAFYSITVYDKTGWIATKEFAINSSNMEPNADGSYTVNFGKPGTKNNLDIPEGRYTGGIRAYMPKNVDETLDWAYKSADKIKNK, from the coding sequence ATGAAGAAGGTATTATTAGGAGTTATGCTGGTAGCTGCTTTAGGAGCATGCGTGAACAATGAAATGAAGACAGAAACAAATCAACAAGCAGGAAAAGAACAAACAGTTGATAAAACTAAATCGGTTATGGTAACTAAAACAAACTTTAAAGAAGCAGAAACAAATGCGTATTTTATGAAACAGTGGAAAAAACAAGGTGAAAAAGCTAATGTTTTGGTTCACGAAAGAAAATTTGTGACAGTAGAAACTCAAGATGTAGTTAGAATGAATAGAGATACCCTCTATTCGAGATCTATAATAGATGTATCGGAAGGAGCTACAATTTCATTAGAGAAATATGAGGGATATCAAACTGTATTGATATTAGATAGTCATCATAATCAAGTGGCTTCGATTCAAAATGGAGAATCACTGACTATTGATAAAGATAATCCAGAGATAGAAGAAGGTGAATTTCTCTATGTTCTTGCTAGAACAGGTGTAAACACTGGAGAAGATGGACTTAAAGATGCCCATGCAGCTCAAGATAAGATAAATATAGAAGCTAAATCAGCTCAAGAATGGATTCCTAAAAACTTTGATAAAGAATCACTTGATATTGTAAACGTTGAATTGCAAAAAGACTTTGCTTCAAAACCGTATAGATTAGAAAATGGGTTTGGAACTAAAAATTATGTAGATTTTGAAACAGCAACTGTAGCATCAGCTCTTGGATGGGGTGGGTACGCTAAGGAACAAGCAGTCTATTCGTTATTCAATAATGATAAACCTATTACAGTTACATTTGAAAAACCAGATTTAGATTTTGATAACTACGCATTTTATTCGATAACTGTCTATGATAAAACCGGATGGATTGCAACTAAAGAATTTGCCATAAATTCATCAAATATGGAGCCTAATGCAGATGGATCATATACTGTAAACTTTGGAAAACCAGGGACTAAAAATAACTTGGATATCCCAGAAGGAAGATATACTGGAGGAATCAGAGCTTATATGCCAAAAAATGTAGATGAAACTCTTGATTGGGCATATAAATCAGCAGATAAGATAAAAAATAAATAA
- a CDS encoding UDP-N-acetylmuramoyl-L-alanyl-D-glutamate--2,6-diaminopimelate ligase, which produces MKDIEKILKNIEYKILNSGKEMEFTGMEYDSRKIVEGNIFAALDGSTVDGHDYIEKAVSLGARCILVSKEVEILNKEITYILVEDLRLHLGVIASNFYDWPQNKMTVIGITGTNGKTTTTYILEKLMGDIEVARIGTVEYKIGNKVIPAPNTTPESMDLVKMCKESIEKNINYLIMEVSSHALEMGRVAMLNFDVAGFTNLTIDHLDFHKTVDGYFNAKRKLFLKLKDKSNGVYNIGDKFGKKLYDEFGGLGFGENVGDLKGKTIEITNSSQKLSITYDNKEYIVKTNLLGKFNMLNILTGLGICIKLGFDVEETINKIKKIEGVPGRFEGVNCGQDFSVIVDYAHTGDGLSNILGALNEIKNGRIITIFGCGGNKGRDKRFGMGEASARLSDYTILSSDNPRTEPLESIMSDIEKAFLDKNNKKETEKYEIIPDRGEAIKKAIMMAKKDDIVLIAGKGHEVTQTVGEETFDFDDRIVARQCLEEMLANI; this is translated from the coding sequence ATGAAAGATATAGAAAAAATATTAAAAAATATTGAATATAAAATATTAAACTCCGGGAAAGAGATGGAGTTTACCGGAATGGAGTATGACTCGAGAAAAATAGTGGAAGGAAATATATTCGCTGCACTAGATGGAAGCACTGTTGATGGGCATGACTATATAGAAAAGGCTGTATCATTAGGTGCTAGATGTATATTGGTTTCTAAAGAAGTTGAGATATTAAATAAAGAGATTACATATATCTTGGTGGAAGATCTTAGGCTGCATTTAGGGGTTATAGCTTCTAATTTTTATGATTGGCCGCAAAATAAAATGACTGTAATAGGAATCACAGGAACCAATGGAAAAACAACAACAACATATATACTGGAAAAATTAATGGGTGATATAGAAGTAGCTAGGATAGGGACGGTAGAGTATAAGATAGGAAATAAGGTTATTCCTGCTCCAAATACGACTCCGGAATCTATGGATCTGGTAAAAATGTGTAAGGAATCTATTGAAAAGAATATAAATTATTTAATTATGGAAGTGAGTTCCCACGCTCTTGAAATGGGAAGGGTAGCAATGTTAAATTTTGATGTAGCTGGGTTTACTAATTTAACGATAGATCATTTAGATTTCCACAAAACGGTAGATGGCTATTTCAATGCAAAGAGAAAATTATTCTTAAAATTGAAAGATAAAAGTAATGGAGTATATAATATTGGAGATAAATTTGGAAAGAAGCTGTATGATGAATTTGGTGGACTTGGTTTTGGTGAAAATGTAGGTGACCTAAAAGGGAAAACTATAGAGATAACTAATTCAAGTCAAAAATTATCTATAACTTACGACAATAAAGAATATATAGTAAAGACTAATTTATTGGGTAAATTTAATATGTTAAATATATTAACGGGATTAGGTATCTGTATCAAATTAGGTTTTGATGTAGAAGAAACCATTAATAAAATAAAAAAAATAGAAGGAGTTCCAGGGAGATTTGAAGGTGTGAACTGTGGACAAGACTTTAGTGTTATAGTAGATTATGCCCATACAGGGGATGGTCTAAGTAATATACTCGGAGCACTCAATGAAATTAAGAATGGCAGGATAATAACAATATTCGGGTGTGGTGGAAACAAAGGTAGAGATAAAAGATTTGGAATGGGAGAAGCCTCTGCAAGACTCAGTGACTATACGATATTATCATCAGACAACCCAAGAACAGAACCTCTTGAAAGTATAATGTCGGATATAGAAAAAGCTTTTTTAGATAAAAATAATAAAAAAGAAACTGAAAAGTATGAAATAATCCCAGATAGAGGGGAAGCTATAAAAAAAGCAATAATGATGGCAAAAAAAGATGATATTGTATTAATAGCAGGGAAAGGGCATGAGGTTACACAAACTGTCGGAGAAGAAACATTTGATTTTGACGATAGAATAGTAGCGAGACAATGTCTAGAGGAAATGCTGGCAAATATTTAG
- a CDS encoding nitroreductase family protein, with the protein MLKILLERRSIRKYKEKKVEEEKINHILAAGKVAPSGKNKKPWEFIVIEDKDVLKKLSMVKPKGGLFLAESPTAIAVVGDEEISDTWIEDCSTASTFIQLEARHQGLGSCWVQMRNRFTKDGGDAEVLAKEILEVPNNKRLLCIISIGYPYQERPAYKEEDLL; encoded by the coding sequence ATGTTAAAGATTTTATTGGAGAGAAGAAGTATCAGAAAATATAAAGAGAAAAAAGTAGAAGAGGAAAAAATAAATCATATATTAGCTGCCGGGAAAGTAGCTCCCAGTGGAAAAAATAAAAAACCATGGGAATTTATAGTAATAGAGGATAAAGACGTGTTAAAAAAATTATCCATGGTAAAACCAAAGGGAGGATTATTTTTGGCAGAATCTCCTACAGCCATAGCTGTAGTAGGAGATGAAGAGATATCTGACACCTGGATAGAGGATTGCAGTACTGCATCGACATTTATCCAGTTAGAAGCTCGTCACCAAGGATTAGGATCATGCTGGGTGCAGATGAGAAACAGGTTTACTAAAGATGGAGGAGATGCAGAGGTCCTTGCAAAAGAGATCTTGGAAGTACCAAATAACAAGAGACTCCTTTGCATAATTTCTATAGGATACCCATATCAGGAAAGACCTGCATATAAAGAGGAAGATCTTTTGTAG
- a CDS encoding Crp/Fnr family transcriptional regulator produces the protein MNKEEFFKIAKNDEYQIKTFKKGEFIYTSGWDREVGYILNGEVLVSKHLSDRVILYPIGFKSGEFMGINLYIFDSNNDNVFDCVAKYDDTKIAFLEKKLFEKLLERADFLKMLVYDNEKIILNTIALTMFLAYGPLGYFAYILDITAVEDRVFYERFLDYCDYLNINKTRLYEITNKLIEEQVIVKEKKYIEIIDRDRLREFFEGNKN, from the coding sequence TTGAATAAAGAAGAATTTTTTAAGATAGCTAAAAATGATGAATATCAAATAAAAACTTTTAAAAAAGGTGAATTTATCTATACTTCAGGCTGGGATAGAGAGGTTGGATATATTTTAAATGGAGAAGTATTAGTTTCTAAACATCTTTCTGATAGGGTAATACTTTATCCAATTGGATTTAAATCAGGAGAATTTATGGGGATAAATTTATATATATTTGATTCCAACAATGATAATGTTTTTGATTGTGTAGCTAAATATGATGATACAAAAATAGCGTTTTTAGAAAAAAAATTATTTGAAAAGTTGCTAGAGAGGGCTGATTTTTTGAAGATGTTAGTCTATGACAATGAGAAAATAATATTGAATACAATAGCTTTGACAATGTTTTTAGCTTATGGTCCTTTGGGATATTTTGCCTATATATTGGATATAACAGCTGTAGAGGATAGGGTTTTTTATGAAAGATTCTTAGATTATTGTGACTATTTAAATATTAATAAAACAAGACTTTATGAGATAACCAATAAACTGATTGAGGAACAGGTTATTGTCAAAGAAAAGAAATATATAGAAATAATAGATAGGGATAGATTAAGGGAATTTTTTGAAGGAAATAAAAACTAA
- a CDS encoding cation:proton antiporter codes for MDFMKIQILAIGMLILGAYTGGVIAKKIKLGETVGQILGGMIVGPHFWTLVHDWAATKENLVSTSVFHKLEYLYTHGFITYGNVIEESHFFVFFFLGLIAFSLGEELHFDRLKQMGIKPTIICLTQAMLAWVSITLVFYKVFHFPVINAAIVGSIGIATAPALTFILMNKLKVEGKLKNILANIVVLDDIIEVIFFSVFLGIAVMMQNGEELSFGFLAFEVIKEFFFAILIGVVIFFLLKFTVKPKKVDETEGLEIEVESFYGPMPSIELFFIISGIIAVGSAVALHFHLPFLVMAVVAGALVSNYHYHAIFHSLQLGNVMPALNLFFFALIGASVKLETFSSKTFVFVLGYLLVRGSAKLIGTWLGCRITGQEKEITNSLPKLMLPQAGMAAVETILVATVLKNNGGDLIFNTIIPALVIFEIGGAWISERTLISWNKFMGEKYKSHKKKKHFAIEDIVGNIWEFKAQNKENTVEKLTELLKEKSLIKDTHEISHAILTREKLASTALGKGVAIPHCRTDEVSKTICVCGFLENPVEWNSPDGKPIDIVFLVITPKDKPQEYLQTVRSIILTLKELSLEGELNHSLLRNILVG; via the coding sequence ATGGATTTTATGAAAATCCAGATATTAGCTATCGGAATGCTGATACTTGGTGCGTACACAGGGGGAGTAATTGCTAAAAAGATAAAATTAGGGGAAACTGTAGGTCAAATTTTAGGTGGTATGATTGTAGGACCGCATTTTTGGACACTTGTACATGATTGGGCTGCTACAAAGGAAAATTTAGTTTCTACATCTGTTTTTCACAAATTAGAATATTTATATACCCATGGTTTTATAACCTATGGAAATGTTATAGAAGAAAGTCATTTTTTCGTCTTTTTCTTCTTAGGGCTGATAGCCTTCAGTTTAGGGGAGGAACTTCACTTTGATAGATTGAAACAGATGGGAATTAAACCAACCATCATATGTCTTACTCAGGCAATGCTTGCATGGGTTTCTATAACTCTGGTCTTTTATAAAGTGTTTCATTTTCCAGTTATAAATGCCGCCATTGTAGGTTCTATAGGAATAGCTACAGCACCGGCTCTTACATTTATCCTTATGAACAAATTAAAAGTTGAAGGAAAATTAAAAAATATTTTGGCCAATATCGTGGTATTAGATGATATTATCGAAGTTATATTCTTTTCTGTATTTTTAGGTATAGCCGTAATGATGCAGAATGGGGAGGAACTATCCTTTGGATTTCTTGCTTTTGAAGTTATAAAGGAATTTTTCTTTGCTATTTTAATAGGAGTTGTTATTTTTTTCCTCCTAAAATTCACTGTTAAACCTAAAAAGGTAGACGAGACAGAGGGACTTGAAATTGAAGTTGAAAGTTTTTACGGGCCCATGCCTTCAATAGAACTTTTCTTTATTATCTCAGGAATTATCGCTGTAGGTTCTGCTGTGGCACTGCATTTCCACTTACCATTCTTGGTAATGGCAGTAGTTGCCGGTGCTTTAGTATCAAATTATCATTATCATGCTATCTTTCATTCCCTGCAATTAGGTAATGTTATGCCGGCCTTAAATTTATTCTTCTTTGCACTAATCGGAGCCAGTGTAAAATTAGAAACTTTCTCCAGTAAAACATTTGTCTTTGTCTTAGGATATCTGTTGGTAAGAGGTAGTGCAAAACTTATAGGAACATGGCTTGGATGTCGTATAACAGGTCAGGAAAAAGAGATCACAAATAGTTTACCAAAACTGATGCTTCCCCAGGCTGGAATGGCAGCAGTCGAAACTATCCTGGTAGCTACTGTCTTAAAAAATAATGGTGGAGATCTTATCTTCAACACTATCATTCCTGCTCTGGTTATCTTTGAGATTGGAGGAGCATGGATCTCTGAGAGAACCCTTATCTCCTGGAATAAATTTATGGGTGAAAAATATAAATCCCATAAAAAGAAAAAACATTTTGCCATTGAAGATATCGTGGGAAATATTTGGGAATTTAAAGCCCAGAATAAAGAGAATACAGTTGAAAAATTAACTGAACTTCTTAAAGAAAAATCATTGATCAAAGATACCCATGAAATTTCCCACGCAATTTTAACCAGGGAAAAGTTAGCCAGTACAGCTTTGGGTAAAGGAGTCGCTATTCCTCACTGCCGTACAGATGAAGTGAGTAAAACTATCTGTGTGTGTGGGTTCTTAGAAAACCCTGTAGAGTGGAACTCTCCAGATGGAAAACCGATAGATATAGTTTTTCTGGTTATCACTCCTAAGGATAAACCTCAGGAATATCTCCAGACTGTTAGGAGTATAATTCTTACCTTAAAGGAGTTAAGTCTTGAAGGGGAACTAAATCATAGTTTGTTGAGGAATATATTGGTAGGATAA
- a CDS encoding AbgT family transporter, with the protein MQGSSVVGVSKKKRIQQFLNVVEKVGNKLPHPVIMFFMFTVGVYVLSFLLSKLGMEVTYKSVKGGDIVDVTTGIVNLISVEGIRNLFMMVIPNFVNHPAIGAILIAMLGVGVSEKSGLINAMIKKIVLGVPKSLVTPVVVFAGIMSNMAADAGYVVLIPLGAIIFMGFKRHPLAGMAAAFAGVSGGFSANLLIGTVDTVMASITTPAAQIIDSGYAIDPMSNWYFLIASTVLITLIGWVVTDKIVEPTLGKYIRKEDTADEGNEFELSKGEKKGLKMALLSIVLFILGIYLLTMEGAPLGTYVDANGKSVDPFTGAIIFILGLFFFIPGVVFGFASGKFKNGALDIVDGLVDAMKQCASVIVIIFISAQFIYAFNASKIGTIIAVNGANLLKSTGLTGVSLMVAFILLTAVINVFMGGLTSKWLMMSPVFIPLFMQLGYSPEYTMLAYRIGDSTTNIISPLMTYFPIIVAFAAKYKRDKDEMGVGTIVSMMVPYSVAFLIGWIVLFVLWSYLGIPIGPGATSTYIMGA; encoded by the coding sequence ATGCAAGGTAGTAGTGTAGTAGGAGTTTCAAAGAAAAAAAGGATTCAACAATTTTTAAATGTAGTGGAAAAGGTAGGGAATAAGCTGCCTCATCCGGTAATTATGTTTTTCATGTTTACGGTAGGAGTATATGTATTATCATTTTTATTATCTAAACTGGGAATGGAAGTAACGTATAAAAGTGTAAAAGGTGGAGACATAGTAGACGTAACAACAGGTATAGTAAATTTAATCTCAGTAGAGGGAATAAGAAATTTATTTATGATGGTAATACCTAATTTCGTAAATCATCCAGCGATCGGAGCTATCCTTATAGCTATGCTGGGAGTAGGAGTATCGGAAAAATCAGGTCTTATAAATGCTATGATAAAGAAGATTGTATTAGGAGTACCTAAATCATTGGTAACACCGGTTGTAGTATTTGCAGGGATCATGTCAAATATGGCAGCAGATGCAGGATATGTAGTGTTGATTCCATTGGGAGCTATTATATTTATGGGATTCAAAAGACACCCATTAGCAGGTATGGCAGCGGCCTTTGCAGGAGTATCGGGAGGATTTTCAGCTAACTTATTAATTGGAACAGTGGATACAGTTATGGCTAGTATAACCACTCCAGCGGCTCAAATAATAGATTCTGGTTATGCAATAGATCCTATGAGTAACTGGTATTTTTTAATTGCATCGACAGTTCTTATAACTTTAATAGGATGGGTAGTAACCGATAAAATAGTAGAACCAACACTGGGAAAATATATAAGAAAAGAAGATACAGCAGATGAAGGGAATGAATTTGAGTTATCTAAGGGGGAGAAAAAAGGACTTAAGATGGCATTATTATCTATAGTTTTATTTATCTTAGGAATTTATCTATTGACGATGGAAGGGGCTCCGTTGGGAACTTATGTGGATGCCAATGGGAAGAGTGTTGACCCGTTTACAGGAGCTATAATCTTTATCTTAGGATTATTTTTCTTTATACCTGGAGTTGTATTTGGATTTGCAAGTGGTAAATTTAAAAATGGTGCACTAGATATAGTTGATGGTCTTGTAGATGCGATGAAGCAGTGTGCATCTGTAATAGTAATTATATTTATTTCAGCTCAATTTATCTATGCTTTTAATGCTTCTAAGATAGGAACAATAATAGCGGTTAATGGAGCCAATTTATTAAAATCAACAGGTCTTACAGGGGTTTCATTGATGGTTGCATTTATTTTATTGACGGCAGTAATCAATGTATTCATGGGTGGACTGACAAGTAAATGGCTTATGATGTCGCCGGTATTTATTCCGTTATTTATGCAGCTAGGATATTCTCCGGAGTATACGATGTTAGCTTATAGAATAGGAGATTCAACGACAAATATCATATCACCATTGATGACATATTTCCCGATTATAGTAGCTTTTGCGGCTAAGTATAAGAGGGATAAGGATGAGATGGGTGTAGGAACGATAGTTTCTATGATGGTGCCATATTCAGTAGCATTCTTAATTGGGTGGATAGTTTTATTTGTTCTATGGTCATATTTAGGAATTCCTATCGGACCAGGAGCAACATCGACTTATATAATGGGTGCCTAA
- a CDS encoding glycine zipper family protein, translating into MKKIITILFLMMGLVSYSEEGKLVIPRGTSMMIKTVDTIDGSKHNAGHKFSAILEGDIVIDNKVAIKSGSKVYGTVVESVQAGRLVGSSKLTIKLTQVMVDNRLVVIETNMLNYVGEEGSGKNTAKKAARGAAIGGLIDGHDGAGTGAAVGLGAALLTKGGAIGIPRDTYLDFTFDQEVVI; encoded by the coding sequence ATGAAAAAAATTATAACAATATTATTTTTAATGATGGGATTGGTAAGTTATAGTGAGGAAGGAAAGTTAGTTATACCAAGAGGAACTTCTATGATGATAAAAACTGTGGATACTATAGATGGGAGTAAACACAATGCAGGACATAAATTTTCTGCAATATTAGAAGGAGATATAGTTATAGATAATAAAGTAGCTATAAAATCTGGAAGTAAAGTTTATGGTACGGTTGTGGAATCTGTTCAGGCTGGAAGGCTGGTGGGGTCATCTAAACTAACCATTAAATTAACCCAGGTAATGGTTGATAATAGGTTGGTAGTAATAGAAACTAATATGCTAAATTATGTAGGAGAAGAAGGGTCAGGAAAGAATACAGCTAAAAAAGCAGCTAGAGGAGCAGCTATTGGCGGGCTTATAGATGGACATGATGGAGCCGGAACTGGAGCAGCAGTTGGTTTAGGAGCAGCATTATTAACAAAGGGAGGAGCCATAGGAATTCCTAGGGATACATATTTGGATTTCACCTTTGATCAAGAAGTAGTAATATAA
- a CDS encoding ornithine cyclodeaminase family protein yields the protein MIFLNRAAIEKIISLEEVMDSVENAFLAYEDNNFDMPDRIHVNNKENTLLYMPCFTDEIFGTKSLTIFPENSQVGKPVIDGFMTLNDPNTGEPLAMIDGKTLTEVRTGAVGGVGAKYLSEINSSTLGLIGTGVQGFQQILFISKVRPIKKVKIYGRNIEKLKDFSNRLKKKIDVEVVICSSVEEVLEGTDIVVTATSSDKPVLPNKAELLKGKTFIAIGSYKPTMRELPKDIYSLVDKIYTDTYFAKEESGDLCYPLAEGLIKEEQIHTIGSFLKDKEKKIDETVFFKSVGMALLDLYVAKTIYEKAVQLNIGQKINI from the coding sequence ATGATTTTTTTAAATAGAGCAGCAATTGAAAAGATAATTTCTTTAGAAGAAGTTATGGATAGTGTAGAAAATGCATTTTTAGCTTATGAAGATAATAATTTTGATATGCCAGATAGGATCCATGTAAATAACAAAGAAAATACACTTCTCTATATGCCTTGTTTTACAGATGAAATTTTTGGGACAAAATCTTTGACGATCTTTCCTGAAAATAGTCAAGTAGGCAAGCCGGTTATAGATGGTTTTATGACTTTAAATGATCCTAATACTGGAGAACCACTAGCAATGATAGATGGAAAAACGCTGACAGAAGTTAGAACTGGGGCAGTGGGAGGAGTAGGAGCTAAGTATCTTTCTGAAATAAACTCCTCTACTTTAGGACTTATAGGAACAGGAGTCCAAGGTTTTCAGCAGATATTGTTTATATCAAAAGTCAGACCTATAAAAAAAGTGAAAATTTATGGACGGAATATAGAAAAATTAAAAGATTTTTCTAATCGTTTAAAAAAGAAGATCGATGTAGAGGTAGTTATTTGCAGTTCTGTAGAAGAGGTTTTAGAGGGGACTGATATTGTGGTTACTGCTACCAGCTCAGATAAGCCTGTTTTGCCTAACAAAGCTGAGCTTCTAAAAGGTAAAACTTTTATTGCAATAGGATCATATAAACCTACTATGAGGGAGCTTCCAAAGGATATATATTCTCTTGTAGATAAGATCTATACAGACACTTATTTTGCAAAGGAAGAATCAGGAGACCTTTGTTATCCATTAGCAGAAGGTCTAATTAAAGAGGAACAAATCCACACTATAGGTTCTTTTCTAAAGGATAAAGAAAAAAAAATTGATGAAACTGTCTTTTTCAAATCAGTAGGGATGGCTCTTTTAGATCTATATGTTGCAAAAACTATATATGAAAAAGCAGTTCAGTTGAATATAGGGCAAAAAATAAATATTTAA
- a CDS encoding RluA family pseudouridine synthase: MDYKITEEYKDTRVDKFVRKKYEGVKLGEIFKYLRTKKIKVNGKKVEGKYRLQVGDVVNVFLREGATVQKSFIELTEKEIKYLKAGIVYEDERVLIFDKKPNMVMHKGSGHDYGLSEMLKAYTNNMNFTFVNRIDKATSGMIIGAKTLPVVRELSEEIRERRVEKKYYILVDGKPKKNKFTIKSYLKKTETKVIELDEYEEGAKESISYFKTIKNGKERTLLEGLLGTGRTHQLRVQLANEKMPIVGDMKYGISKESMMFLYSYYVNIPKYNIEIEREIPENFLKKI; encoded by the coding sequence ATGGATTATAAGATAACAGAGGAATACAAAGATACTAGAGTGGATAAGTTTGTCAGAAAAAAATATGAGGGAGTAAAATTAGGAGAGATATTTAAATATCTTAGAACCAAGAAGATCAAGGTAAATGGGAAAAAAGTAGAAGGAAAATACAGGCTCCAGGTAGGTGACGTAGTAAATGTATTTTTACGTGAGGGAGCTACTGTGCAAAAATCATTTATAGAATTGACAGAGAAGGAAATAAAATATCTAAAAGCCGGAATTGTGTATGAAGATGAGAGGGTACTGATATTTGATAAAAAACCAAATATGGTAATGCACAAGGGAAGTGGACATGACTATGGATTGTCAGAGATGTTAAAAGCATATACAAATAATATGAATTTTACCTTTGTAAACAGGATAGATAAGGCTACTTCAGGGATGATTATAGGAGCTAAGACCTTACCGGTAGTAAGAGAATTATCGGAAGAGATCAGAGAGAGAAGGGTAGAGAAAAAATATTATATCCTGGTAGACGGGAAACCGAAAAAAAATAAATTTACAATTAAATCTTATCTGAAGAAGACAGAAACAAAGGTGATAGAATTAGATGAGTATGAAGAGGGTGCTAAGGAGAGTATCAGTTACTTCAAGACAATTAAAAATGGAAAAGAAAGAACTCTGCTGGAAGGACTCCTTGGAACAGGAAGAACTCATCAGTTGAGAGTTCAGTTAGCCAATGAGAAGATGCCTATTGTAGGAGATATGAAATATGGGATCAGCAAGGAAAGTATGATGTTTCTTTATTCATACTATGTAAATATACCTAAGTATAACATCGAGATAGAGAGAGAGATACCTGAAAATTTTCTGAAGAAAATTTAA
- a CDS encoding LA_2272 family surface repeat-containing protein → MKKIVLILMLVIGSISMANGIDEKNTGARLNVLFWTAGGTLDGEVEMGEGNKTRDYNGLDLNLLSLSKSKDFTGYQFSIFGMNKIDGNFTGLGQGAINYHKGKSEGVQIGTINVAQNIKGAQWGLINTTKKLDGFQIGLVNYSPDGFLPIFPFFNISKSMID, encoded by the coding sequence GTGAAAAAAATAGTATTAATATTAATGTTGGTAATAGGTTCTATTTCTATGGCAAATGGAATAGATGAAAAAAATACAGGTGCAAGATTAAATGTTTTATTCTGGACGGCAGGTGGAACTTTAGATGGTGAAGTTGAGATGGGAGAAGGAAATAAAACAAGAGACTACAATGGACTAGATTTGAATTTATTATCACTATCTAAATCAAAAGATTTTACCGGATATCAGTTTTCAATTTTTGGAATGAATAAGATCGATGGAAACTTTACTGGTTTAGGTCAAGGGGCAATTAACTACCATAAAGGAAAAAGTGAGGGAGTACAGATTGGAACAATCAATGTAGCTCAAAATATTAAAGGAGCACAATGGGGATTGATCAATACAACAAAAAAATTAGATGGGTTCCAAATAGGTCTTGTAAATTATTCACCTGATGGATTCTTACCAATATTTCCATTTTTTAACATTTCAAAATCAATGATCGATTAA